Sequence from the Thioalkalivibrio sp. ALJ12 genome:
TGAAGCAACAGAAGAGGGCGCCGCAAGATGGCGCTCTTTTTTGTGCCGTCGTTTCGGACATGAGGGGCAAAAGACAAGGTCGGACCCCGGTGCCGGAGCGACTGAACACGCGCGCACGTTTACTTCATATCCGTGCGCGCTATCCAATCATTGTTAAAATCAAATGCTGCCCGTTACTCAGCAGGATTGAATATGGCAATAGATGATACGCAGGATATAGATTCAGCTTCGGTTGGTAACGAAGACGGACCGACGACCCGAAAGAAAAAAACGTTGCGAAGGTCGCTTTCTGCGGCCAGGAGGGAGCTGAGTGACGACGAATTAGGTTCCTCAGCTGTTCAAAAGCTTCTGATCGACGAGGTAGAGAGGTTAGAAGAAGAGAATCAAGACCTCGACTATTACAGGGAGCAGTTTCACGACGCTGACAAAAAAGCCTCAATCTTTGAGGAGCGGCACAGAAGAGTTCTATCGCAAGAAATTATTTCCAACGGCTGCCTTGTTGTCGGGGCAGCCGCATTAGGGTACGTCCCTTCTTTATCCAAGGATTTCACCACCGCAGCTATCGTCGCAGTTTTTGGCGGAATTTTAGTCGTTGCAGGAATTTGGGCTAAGGTGGTTCGCTTATGAGTGCAAGAATTATCGCAATAAAGGAGTCAGGTGATATCTCCAATGAAAGAGTCGTTGCTAGAGTTAAAGGCAGTATAGACATTGGAACTTACGTGCTACTTGCTACGAAGTATGAGGGCGATTCGGTGACAAATGAGGTAGAGAGCGCGTATTGGTTCCCTGATAAAGAAGTATCTGAGGGAGATCTCGTCGTCCTTTACACTAAAAGTGGTGGTGATAAATCTCGAAAAAACAAAAATGGAAGTAGAACACACTTTTTCTATTGGGGAAAAGATAAAGCAGTCTGGGGGCGCTCAGATAGGGCCGCGGTTCTTATCCAATCAAGAAGTTGGCAAGGGTTTACTCCAGAGGACTTTTAAAAACGCCAGTCACGGACACGTCTACTGCATTGCGGCTTCGCCTCCATTCCGTAGCCGCGCGTGCTAAGCGGCGTGAGGCCGTCTATGGGAGAAGTAATGGAGTCAACCGCGGAGCGATTACTCGAGGGCATTAAGGGCGCTTCTCGGCCTGCTTCGTGTTTATGCGCTTGCTGCCAGTAACCTTTCATGCTGAATACAACTAGAGGAATCCATGCCGATCAAGTGGAAGACTCGCACTGGACTGAATCCGCAGGCTATTCTCGATAAAATCGAGCTCGCCAAATCGGTAAACGCTGATGGGCGAGTGTCCTACTCGGCGTTCGATTACCATGAGGCATATGCGTCGTTGTTCTCTATGCTCGATGTACCGCCTGCGATCGCGAACGAGCTCAACGTGGATTCTCTTGTTTCCAAAGGGCTTGGCGAAGCCGCACGCGCCGGCGTGTTGACAGTGGAAAGCGTTGAGAAGTGTTTGAATGAGACTGCTCGAAGCGAGCTTTCTACACCCGAGAGACAGTACGCACTGCTTACGTCTCTGTCCATTGGTAACGGTATACCCTTCAGGCAGCTTGATGTCGAGTCAGCGCGCCTTCGCGTTGTGGATGGCCCTTATCCCAAGAAGTATGCTTCTCGGGACGACGTGATAAGAAAGGGGGGTCGGGGGTATCTGAAGCACAGTGGGTACACTAATATAATTGTCTCCACAAAGGCGAAGTCAATTCATGGCGCGGCGTCGAAGGCACTTAACTCCCTAGACTTGGCCAGAGCTGTGCTTTCTATGTTCTCGAACTCCGGAATGGAGTTGATGGGAGACTCTTATGCGCCCATAAATAAGATCCGACTTGGACAGGTTCATACGCTGCACTATGCCTCGGGGAAGGCTGCTACGGAATTGTTCTGGTTTGAGCCGAATTTTTTTGAGACGCGAGCCTTTAGGCACAGAAGTCCGGACGTGCTAAAGAGGAACTTTGACCGATGTCTGGCGCAGCTGTCCAAGTGTCGTTACCGTGAGACGCTTGTAGATAGCTTGCTTCGCTATGTGCGCGCTCTTGATGAAAAGGATCACAACTCCGCAGCGATCAGAATGTGGGGTGCACTGGAAACATTGGCGTCTCCGGGTGATGCGCGCTATGACCGGATCGTTAAGCGTTGCTCTTTCCTTTTTGATGAGGCGGAATATCACACTCAGGTACTTGAGCATCTTCGGGAGTTTCGAAATCGGAGTGTTCACTCCGGAGACCAGAGCGATAGGGCAAAGACCTTCTGTTATCAAATGCAGTTTTATCTTCGCCAGCTGGTGTTTTTTCATCTAAGTCACGCTGGCGATTTCGGAACGCTTGAAGAAGCAAATGAATTTCTAGATCTTCCGGCAGATGAAGAGACTCTGTTAAAGAGGAAGGAGCAGTTGGGAAAGGCACTCAAGTTCCGTCAGGTTGAAGCCTGACATGTCGCTCCGCCCGACGGCGCAGCCGCGCCTGGAAGAAGAAGGGAGAAGAGGACACCCATGAGTTCTAACAGGAGCTATGGGGTCAGACCTTGCCTTTTGCAAAGAGCGCAGAAGAGGACACCCATGATGTCTTGACCGTCTGAGGCGGGCTGTCTAGGTTTCAGGGGGAGTGCATGGACCAGGGAGGGTCCGGAGATGACGCGAGCCAGGAAGGAGCTCGTCTCGGTGGAGACGACGCCGTATTACCACTGTATTTGTCGCTGTGTTCGCCGCGCGTTCCTGTGTGGCGAGGATTCCTATTCGAGCAAGAACTACGAGCACCGGCGCGGCTGGGTGCTCGAGCGCCTGCGCGAGCTGCAGGGCGTGTTCGCGGTGGATGTGTGCGCACCATTGAAGAAAAGGACACCCATGATTTCTTGTTGGCGCAAGATAGGAGCGAAGAAGAGGAAACATCATGATGTCTGTTTTCTGAGTTGCATCGTTACGTCGAATCACGTGCACCTGCTAGTGTGTGAGGGAGGAAGAGGACACCCATGATTTCTTGACGGTCTGAGGTGGGCTGTCTAGGTTTCAGGGGAGTGCATGGACCAGGGAGGGTCCGGAGAAAAAGCGAAAGAAGAGGACACCCATGATTTCTTGACGGTCTGGGGCGGGGTGTCTAGGTTTGAGCGGGAGTGCATGGACCAGGGAGGGTCCGGAGATGACGCGAGCCAGGAAGGAGCTCGTCTCGGTCGAGACGACGCCGTATTACCACTGTATTTGTCGCTGTGTTCGCCGCGGGGACAAAGAAGAGGACACCCATGATTTCTTGAAGTCCAATAACGGGGTCGGACCACGGTAACCCTCGGAAAGAGCAGAGGAAGGACAAAGAAGAGCACACCCATGATTTCTTGACGGTCTGAGGCGGGCTGTCTAGGTTTCAGGGGGAGTGCATGGACCAGGGAGGGTCCGGAGATGACGCGCAGCGAGAAAGAAGAGGACACCCAAGATTTCTTGACGGTCTGAGGCGGGCTGTCTAGGTTTCAGGGGGAGTGTATGGACCAGGGAGGGTCCGGAGATGACGCGAGCCAGGAAGGAGCTCGTCTCGGTCGAGACGACGCCGTATTACCACTGTATTTGTCGCTGTGTTCGCCGCGCGTTCCTGTGTGGCGAGGATTCCTATTCGGGCAAGAACTACGAGCACCGGCGCGGCTGGGTGCTGGAGCGCCTGCGTGAGCTGCAGGGCGTGTTCGCGGTGGACGTGTGCGCGTATGCGGTGATGTCGAACCACTATCACCTGGTGGTGCGACTGGATTCGGATCGGGCGGCGGCCTGGAGCGAAGACGAGGTGATGGAGCGCTGGGAGCGGCTGTTTTCGCTGCCGGTGCTGGTAGCCCGCTATCGGGCGGGGCAGACGAAGACGGTCGCGGAGCGCGAGCGGGCGCAGGTGCAGATTGCCGAGTGGCGGGCGCGGCTGCAGGATCTGTCCTGGTTTATGCGCAGCCTGAACGAACATCTGGCGCGGCGGGCGAATGCGGAGGATGGCTGTAAGGGCCGCTTCTGGGAAGGCCGCTACAAGAGCCAGGCGCTGCTGGACGATGCGGCGGTGCTGACCTGCATGAGCTACGTGGATCTGAACCCGGTGCGCGCCGGGATGGCGGATACGCCCGAGGCCTCCGATTTCACCTCGATCCAGCAGCGCATCCGGGCACTGGCTCGTAAGGATCAGGGGCATGAAGGTCCGGCGGGTGAGGGAGACGAGCCTCGCCTGACCGTATTGGGGCGGGAAGGCGACGATCCACATGGCAATGCGGTGGCCTTTACTACGGAGGACTACCTGGAACTGGTGGACTGGACCGGGCGCGCGATCCGCGAGGACAAGCCCGGGGCTATCCCGGAATCCATTCCGCCGATCCTGGAACGTCTGCGAATCGATCCAGTGCATTTCCTGCGGCATGTTGGAAGGGGGCAGAGGTCGCACCATGTAGCGGCCCTGGGCCACGTGGAGCGTTTTCGCGAGGCGGTGAAGCAGCTCGGCCGTTGCAGCATCAAGGGTGTGGGGATATCGGTTCGGATGTTTCTGGCCCCAGCCGGTTGTCGCTGAACCTGTCCGGTTTCAGGGGAGGCGTGGAGGCCGATGGTGTTAAGGGACGGGACCTACCGCTTCTACTGGTTTAGCCATGAGCCGGACGAGCCGCCGCATGTGCATGTGGAGCGTAGAAAGTGCTCGGCCAAGTTCTGGTTGCGCCGCGTG
This genomic interval carries:
- a CDS encoding transposase, with amino-acid sequence MTRARKELVSVETTPYYHCICRCVRRAFLCGEDSYSGKNYEHRRGWVLERLRELQGVFAVDVCAYAVMSNHYHLVVRLDSDRAAAWSEDEVMERWERLFSLPVLVARYRAGQTKTVAERERAQVQIAEWRARLQDLSWFMRSLNEHLARRANAEDGCKGRFWEGRYKSQALLDDAAVLTCMSYVDLNPVRAGMADTPEASDFTSIQQRIRALARKDQGHEGPAGEGDEPRLTVLGREGDDPHGNAVAFTTEDYLELVDWTGRAIREDKPGAIPESIPPILERLRIDPVHFLRHVGRGQRSHHVAALGHVERFREAVKQLGRCSIKGVGISVRMFLAPAGCR
- a CDS encoding DUF4160 domain-containing protein codes for the protein MVLRDGTYRFYWFSHEPDEPPHVHVERRKCSAKFWLRRVALARNMGFPTHELRKKRTPMIS